The following coding sequences are from one Arachis hypogaea cultivar Tifrunner chromosome 7, arahy.Tifrunner.gnm2.J5K5, whole genome shotgun sequence window:
- the LOC112702999 gene encoding DDB1- and CUL4-associated factor homolog 1 encodes MMVVEDFDVRRVPDSKMNARITSNDSVLERGDDDDCYRDCRIKSRDISDIIWKAICAAEAEARSANAPDEAVKAAGDAAVDLVKIVASEEFKSANDEDAAFWLLQRLHPLLLRLHL; translated from the exons TGGAAGATTTCGATGTTAGACGGGTGCCTGATTCTAAAATGAATGCAAGGATAACTTCAAATGATTCTGTTTTGGAAAGAGGGGATGATGATGATTGCTATAGAGACTGTCGTATTAAAAGTAGAGATATTTCTGATATTATTTGGAAAGCAATTTGTGCTGCTGAAGCTGAAGCCAGATCTGCCAATGCACCTGATGAAGCTGTTAAAGCAGCTGGTGATGCAGCTGTTGACCTTGTTAAAATTGTAGCTTCAGAG GAGTTTAAATCCGCTAATGATGAAGATGCTGCTTTTTGGCTGCTTCAAAGGCTGCATCCACTGTTGTTGAGGCTGCATCTATAG